Part of the Myxocyprinus asiaticus isolate MX2 ecotype Aquarium Trade chromosome 17, UBuf_Myxa_2, whole genome shotgun sequence genome, CTATGAAATGTCGCAGGTGAAACGCCATACAGTACAGAACACAAACGTTTCATATTCATCATAAGTCTCCCTCTCTGCATTGTTCACAACTGCTGAATCAAGTCTGTTGTCTTACAGCACTCTGCCAGTGTTCCCCACACTCCATAATGCCATGATAGTGCTTGATAGTAAGTAGTAAGATAGTAAGATAGTAAGATagtaagtcttaaaggagccacgtCTTTTGTGACATGGGCGATCGGTTTTTGCGATCAGCCAAATTACAGATCACCAATCGAGTTGTAAGACATGAATATCGGTCGATACCGATCGGTGGCCAATCAATCGGAGTACTTCTAGTATAAATTCTGTATAAATTATTTTTCTATGAATAAATTACTCACATAGCTTTTCTGCAGTTGCTCACAGCTGGTATCAGTCTCCTTCTTCCCTCTTCTGATGTGTTGTATTTCTTCAGGTCCAGCTCATCCAGCACCTCCTCTGACATCTGAAGCATGTAGGCGATTGATGAACATTGAGCAGGAGTGAGTTTAttctctgtgtgtttgtctgaTTTTAGAAACTCCTGAATCTCTCTGTACAGAGTCTGATCTTTCATCTCCAACAGACAGAGGAACAGACTGATGGATCTTTCAGTCGAGAGATGCTTGGCATTCTTGATTGTGTTTTTAATGTACAGTGAGGTTTTCTTGATGCTCTCTGAGCTGTTCTctgtgtgtgtcagtagatcctGTAAGAGTCTCTGACTGGACTCCAGTGAGATTCCCAGTAGGAATCGCAGAAAAAGATCCAGGCTTCCATTTGCACTCTGAAGAGCTTTATCAATTGCGTCCCTATGCAGATTATGAACTTGATCCAAAAACTGCAATATGTTAAGATTTTTGATAACATAATGGTAAAACACATAGAAAGCAGCCAGAAACTCCTGAATGCTGAGATGAATGAAGCAGTAGACTTTCCTCTGATGAATCACAGAGTCCTCCTTAAAGATTTCAGTGCAGATCCCAGAATACACTGAGGCTTCAGTGATGTCTATCCCGCTCTCTTTCAGGTCCTCCTCATAGAACATGACATTGCCCTTCATCAACTGTTTGAAAGCCAGTTCAGCAAGTTTAAAAATCACTTCACTGTTGGACTGCAGGGGTTTCTCTGGATCTCTCTCTTCATACTTCTGATTCCTCATATTGATCTGAATGAGCAGGAAGTGGATGTACATTTCAGTCAGAGTCTGAGGGATTTCTGCACTGTCATCTTGTTTCAGGATATTTTGAAGCACAGTGGTTGAGATCCAACAGAAGACTGGTATGTGGCACATGATGTGGAGGCTTCTTGATCTTCTAATGTGTGAGATGATTCTGCTGGCTTGATGTTCATCACTGATTCTCTTCCTGAAATATTCCTCCTTCTGAGGGTCATTGAATCCCTGGATTTCTGTGACACGTTTGATGTATTTGGAGGGgatctgattggctgctgctggtcTGGAGGTAATCCAGATGAGAGCAGAGGGAAGCAGCTCTCCTTTGATGAGGTTTGTCATCAACACACCAACTGATGAAGTCTCAGTCACATCAGAAACTTTCTCACTGTCTGAAAAATCCAGTGGAATTCTGTTTTCATCCAGACCGTCAAAGATGAACACAAGTTTACACTGATCATAAATCTTTGAGTCCAGATCATGAAGTTCTGGATGAAAGTCCAGCAGAAGTTTGTGAAGACTGTACTGCTCATCTTTAATCAAGTTCAACTCTCGAAATGGGAGCACAAACATGAAATCTACATCCTGATTGGCTTTTCCTTCGGCCCAGTCCAGAATGAACTTCTGCACAGAGACTGTTTTTCCAATTCCAGCGATGCCTTTAGTAAGAACAGTCTTTATTTTGTCTGTTCTCTTCTCCTCACATCCTGGTTCAGGTTTAAAGATGTCATTGCAGTAGATTGGAATATCATGTAAGTGTTGAGTTCTGGGTGTTTTCTCCATGTGTAAAACCTCATGTTCTTCATTCACCCCttcactctctccctctgtgATGTAGAGCTGCGTGTAAATCCTATTCAGGAGGGCTTGATTCTCTTGTCGTTTGAATCCTTCAAATAAGCTGTCATACTTGTTTTTCATGCTGGTTTTGTGTTGGTCATTTACTCTTGGCAGAAAGTCATCTACTGGTTGACAAGAACACACCTGCTGGTCTCCAGTCTCCTTcaactctgtgtgtgtctgttggtgAGCTTTTGTGTTTTGCTGCCTGATATGGGACTTCACAGAACTGTTCATTTCATGTATCTTCCAcctgaagagagaaagaaaaaagaaaatggccTTTGGAGACATGAGTAATGCTAGATAAGAAAGTTCAGAAGAAAAAACATAGGTTTTGGTGTTATTTCTAGGGATGCGACCCATTACTTTAAAATCTGGTAACAGAAACACTGACACgaagaaaaaacattgtttatgtgaaaaaaaaatgctggtttaattacatttaatagaaGCAGTTGCtgatgatttttaaattgacagtaACTACATCGCATTTACAGTTGAGACTGGTTGAGATATGTGCACATCCTCTATCATGGAGAGGTCCATATAATGGAGTGCAACAGAACAAAAGAACTCACCTAAGTTCATGGAAGCTGTAACGATGTAAAGGATGGGCATGGAAGAGGAAGGAACTGGCTAAACAGTCAAcacaaagtttaatgataaagctcaacatgaaacaaacataaacacagacacacatgcaacgcggccgcttGCACCTCTCTTTTTCTCTAACTGTCGCCTCCAGCTAGTCCCGATCCCCCTCCCGGCTGTTAGCCCCAATTCAGGGCCGGCTgtgtgtcctcatggcccggccccaccctcctcctcatctgtTTCTTAGTTCCTAGTTTAAAGTCCACACCCCCAGAAGTGATTAAGCAATCTCTCTCTTTGTTATTAGCACATAATAAAGAGCATTTCCTTTGTGTTTTCCAGTGCTCTGATATTGTGTGTTAGTCATGGTTGTTTCTGTCAGATTCAAACTGACAGGATAGaacaataaaagcaccattaaagtagtacATGTAATTTGCGCATTATATTCCAATTCTTTTGAAGCCATAGGATAGTcttgtgaatcgcaaaaggctgcactttttaagtaaatatatagtcttCATACCCTGCACGCTTCAGTGAATAAGCGCTGCTTTGTTGTCACACACTGATAGGATGCGCTATGATCATGATGTGCTGCTATATTTAGCACTCTCAGAGCAGTGCATGATATGTGAGCACTCTACcttcatctcagatgtagatgctcaatactCCAGCAGTTCAGTGTTATGCTAAACTAACATACGAAGTATATAAGGAATAACTGGTGACGGACCTTTGAAGTATTGAAacataatgcacacctgaggtggtaatgcgagtggacataatttttttaataatataatgggATGGAGTTAATTATTCTGCCTACATCACGGTTACCACATCTCAAGACATCTTCCAGTATTTTATCCAAGACATTTTCAAGTTTTATCCCTAAAAAACTCGTGAATAGAACTACTTCTTTACGCAACAGATTCAGCATTTTGCTTAGATACAGCCCAAGTctttgttgctagttcgaaagaGTCACCCAAGCCTCTGTTGCTAATTTGAAAGCGTCCCTTTAGATCTGGTAACAGAGGCTTAGGCTGTTTTTAGCTCTTATTAAAGTAACAATGTATGTGCGTGAGCGAGCCAGAAAAATAAGAAAGTGCTTGAATGGGTGTGTGTACCTGTGTGTGTCGTGGCTCATGTCAGctgtaacatcgcttcaaatcaCCAAGATGTTTAACTACACCTCTCAGCAGCAGGGTGGGAGTGGTGCCATTCATATATGAAGGTTTTCAGTTgcaaaactgttgtattgattaTATCCCAGTGGTGCACTGACATCAAGGCTCTCTGTCATGGAGTTTCTGCAACATCTTAACCACGTACTGCAAGACTGCAAAAACCTCTTAAAACAGCATACGTTGTGGACAATGAGACCATCCAGATCAGGATGCATGATACACCAAGACAATGCGGCATCAACAACAGTAGCAAGGGAAGTGTTGGCTTATTTCTATCCCCGCGGGTCAAGCGCGCGAATGCTATCATCCAATGCCACTAGAATgcaaagtaatgcaaaagtataatgaCTGACAAAAATATGATTATAATATTATCATTTTGGACTGCACATGCCCTGCCATGTGGCGTAATTACACATAACTGCAACAGAAACAATACGCATTATCCTGGTGTATCGTGCACCCCGATGTGTATGGTCTTACTGTCCACAACGTAAGCAGCTTTAAGAGGTTTTTGCAGTCTTGCAGTACGTGGTTAAGATGCTGCAGAAATGCTATGAACCTGGCCACATGCCAGTCAGCACACCTCCGTTAGAAGTACAATGGGTGCGCTTCATCCTCATGCAGTTTTACAATGAGATTTTGGTTGGTAGAGCAACATTTTAGGAAGTTTTACTTCAATTACCAGGGTGTCAAGGTCTCTGGACAGTTTTGTGATTTTTATGTTGAGATTTTACTTATCATGTTGAGTTAGAGGATAATGCAGACATACTGTGGTATTGCACATTTTAAAGAACTTTGACTGCCTCAAAGCATATGAGGTCTCTGGCACCCCCCAGGTCGGGAACCACTGAGCTACAAGACCATTCAACTACTtgaacagtgcgagtaatgcttgaCATActataaattggctttcaaggatttataccttgtcgtcatgattaacacaggctaacaactggggtaaattctgtcatgttacACTAAATTTTTGCGTTAATAACAaatttcttgacaaaaagtgtttccaaaccagtttttcacaacATCTGAAGTATCAATGtagcgctagagttaaacggaaaaacaTTATGTTGACACTTGTCAAATGTTAGCTATAATTTGCGTTTcaatcagctatatcggtaaacttcTGTCGCAAAAatatccttggatggaaacatagttacacACAATGCATGAGGATAAGCACTTCAATATGAGAACACATCTTGAAATCTGAATCTGACCAGGTGCTTTTTAAGGTCCAAATAAAGGACATGTACGGTACGTGAAAAGAGGACGtaggtttcatttaaaaatcagcAGATTTGAGGGACATACCTTTGCATTATTCCTGCATTAACAAGTTAACAATAGGAGCCTTCTTCTCATGCAGACTGCCATTTTTATGATTCCCaacaaagtctaatttaaaattATCACATTATGATTTGGTTTCGGTTTTCGTCCCAGTGTTTCCATAATTTCCTGTTTTGGCCAGTAATTTTCATTTCAGTGCATCACTAGTCATTTACATTCAGTTTCTTAAACCATGGTTACTctgagatgcactgcagtaaacCAACAACTACATGTTTTTACTAACAAAGTTTGAGAGGTCACTGCTTTATCACTAAATTCAGGGGGACACATCATAGAGTTGTCACTCTTCATAGACACACGGCTAGGTTCTGAagatgcgtctctctctctcttcctcctaaTTATACAGACAAATGACAAACAAAACCACATTTCAGACATGTCTGCTGTTTTTCTTTCAATTTATTTTCCCAAGCACTGGTTAGTGTCTTTATAGCTTTAATGAACTGTAAGTTGCTTCATATTAGTGCGTATTGTATAGAAGTATactatctatatagtgcgtattgtatactgtacagtgtatgttattatttgtatactgttgtgtgtaattatgtgtatatcatatgtttaaattgcgttgtgttaatttgatgttattgtaaattggtatatgtctcatcactgtcacgactgctatgttgatcagaactgcacccaagaatttcacacaccattgcacttgtgtatatggctgtgtgacaataaagtgatttgatttgatttaagcaCCTGATAAATGCATAAATGACTAGTATGTTACCTGAGGTCAGAGTTCTCTGCTTTATCACTAAATTCAGGAGGACACATCATAGAGTTGTCACTCTTCATAGACACACAGCTAGGTTCTGGACGAGCTCCACTTTTTCTCTTACACCTGATGATTCttccaaaaacaaatgaaacattgtTTTAGACCTCTCTGCTGAATACCATTCAATCTCTTAGTGTCTGAataactttaaagctgaagtgtgtaattcctcCGCTACTAGCACCAATGAACacttataaataaacattttcaaaacagtttcTGAGTTCACCTTATCTGCTCTTGATTGAACAAAAAGAATCATGCTATAGGTTATGTTGTTATGTGGGGTCTAGGCGGGCCACTTAAAACAAACACAGGGATTTTTATAgtgtcacagaaacacagtgttcaTCGTTTCAAGAAAATTACCTCTGActggcttacttttagttgtgtctgcattttaagctgggataggagaaagtaatttaacattgataaagttacatacttcagctttaatgcacTGAATGTTGCTACAAATAAAAGCATATATGAAATGCATAAATAACTAGTATGTAACCCAAGGTCTGAGGTTGCAGCTCCATCAGTAAATTCAGGCATCAGATTTCTCATAGGTTCATCACTCTTAGTAGACAGAGAACTTGATCCTGGAGATGATGCTCTTGAAATCTGGTACTGATCAGCACCAGACTCTTCTTTTTGCTTGCTGAAACTTGTTTTAGAGGTAGTGTCCTCCTCATCTCTCTCCTCAATGAGACTCATTTTGGAGGCAGTGCCATCTAGTCTCTTTTCTCAGAGTGTAGAGACTGATTTCAGACCTTATTTGGAAATACAAAGCAAAAAGAGATAACAGACACTGCCTGATTACATTTTAAGGGTTTTTACTCAATTGACTAAAGCAGCAGAGGAAAATCATCCTAGAATAAACAGTATActgaaaatccagcttaagctggtagctggtttctagctggtcatgagctggccgaccagctaccatgttctaaaaaccagcttgaccatctTGCTACcagtttatttacagtaattttattgaaaaaaaaaaaaataaaaaattaagacttCTTAATCTTAATTTAACCTACTAAAGTGAAATTACAGCTGGAATTTGCAGCCCTCAAAAGATGTTCTGTTGCAGATCTTGCATTAATCAATAGATAGACATTTGTCAATTAAACAAACTCATTCAGTCGTTAGGGTTAGTACGTGACAACACAGCGTCTACAAATATCATATGAGAAATATATACATGATGACTTCCATAAATTTGAGTACactgaaacaaaatctcaaattcACCATCTGAGTAATATTAAATACGATTAACTTAAATCACTTTAATCGTCGACGTTTCGACCATTAGGCTATCCAGGTTTGTTTGCGAATTAAActatcaaaatataaacatccaTTTTGAAATCTCATTAAAAAGCTGAAACTCAAATGACGGTTCATTTTTATATGCTAAATTATATAAACCTACCAAACATATACTGAAGTGTAGATTCCCGTCGTTTAGGTAGAAAGCCTTGAAATGGCGTCTTTTCCCTTACTTTTACTTTCGTTTTGCCTACCTTATCTGGAATTAATGTGACTCGGTTTTTACAACTCCACCCAGAACAAAAAAATCACTACTACCcactaattttacatttattaaactgcaaatCGGGATATAATTGGAAAAACACAACCATACCAGTATACCTTCGATTtatcaacaatacattttaaacattaaaccagTCAAATCCACTTAAGTCAGTGTGAAACGATCTCTTCGTTTACTTAGTTGAACACCCCATCTAGTGGCGCAGTTAATCGTCACATTCTAGTCTGGTGACATTGGCTGAGTACGAAATAGCAGAAATAGTATAAGTAGTATGCAATTTCGAACTCAGCAATCCTCTTCTGTCTACCGTTCAACGATTTAACTCTTACTGATCCTCAGTAATATTCTCGACCTTATCTCAGCTATGTTgccaataatattacatttaaaggtgcagtaagctATTTCTTAGACTGTTGTTGAGacttgatatttgaactcaacagccaaacaaacacacccctcccttccgtgctccttcagaagctccgcaCCCAAGAAGCACCCCGCATTGCCAATGCTGTGTGATCGCaacaggctgtgtctcgtttggaaggctgcgtcctccggaggtcgcatttgtcagccgcatacgtcatcgaggctgtctcgtttcagaaaagcgagtaggacactctgaatgcagcctttgaatgcgaccttctttcgcgggaatttggaggatgcatgaggtgtatcctttgtgggcactcacaacggaaatgtctaaaaaaataaaaaataatgccaatttgcctgtaaatatgatgttcaaacacaagtaatgttaatcccaagttgaagtacctcagaagATGGGTGCACattaaataatatgtataattatatgaatatataattaaaaataaaatattagactaaaagtacacctgtaaaatctattttattttctctttacatctttataactctcctaaagttcctttgctgtcatagcaaccatgttacgttccgtttgtcctatgaaggccgtctcgtttaaacaa contains:
- the LOC127455354 gene encoding NLR family CARD domain-containing protein 3-like, whose protein sequence is MSLIEERDEEDTTSKTSFSKQKEESGADQYQISRASSPGSSSLSTKSDEPMRNLMPEFTDGAATSDLGIIRCKRKSGARPEPSCVSMKSDNSMMCPPEFSDKAENSDLRRKRERDASSEPSRVSMKSDNSMMCPPEFSDKAVTSQTLWKIHEMNSSVKSHIRQQNTKAHQQTHTELKETGDQQVCSCQPVDDFLPRVNDQHKTSMKNKYDSLFEGFKRQENQALLNRIYTQLYITEGESEGVNEEHEVLHMEKTPRTQHLHDIPIYCNDIFKPEPGCEEKRTDKIKTVLTKGIAGIGKTVSVQKFILDWAEGKANQDVDFMFVLPFRELNLIKDEQYSLHKLLLDFHPELHDLDSKIYDQCKLVFIFDGLDENRIPLDFSDSEKVSDVTETSSVGVLMTNLIKGELLPSALIWITSRPAAANQIPSKYIKRVTEIQGFNDPQKEEYFRKRISDEHQASRIISHIRRSRSLHIMCHIPVFCWISTTVLQNILKQDDSAEIPQTLTEMYIHFLLIQINMRNQKYEERDPEKPLQSNSEVIFKLAELAFKQLMKGNVMFYEEDLKESGIDITEASVYSGICTEIFKEDSVIHQRKVYCFIHLSIQEFLAAFYVFYHYVIKNLNILQFLDQVHNLHRDAIDKALQSANGSLDLFLRFLLGISLESSQRLLQDLLTHTENSSESIKKTSLYIKNTIKNAKHLSTERSISLFLCLLEMKDQTLYREIQEFLKSDKHTENKLTPAQCSSIAYMLQMSEEVLDELDLKKYNTSEEGRRRLIPAVSNCRKAILAVCNLTGQCCEIVASALQSSKSLLRELDLSNNDLQDSGVKLLSNGLNSTNCKLEILRLSGCMVTEVGCCYLASALRSNPSHLIELDLSYNHPGESGVKLLSERLNDPNCKLNKLNVDHNEPFRITLGPQKYFCDLTLDPNTTHPTLLLSEENRKVTHVKEKQSYPDHPERFEHYEQVLSKESLTGRCYWEVEWSGKGHIAVTYKRINRKHGFYCRVGLNEHSWCLYWTDNGNICTVWHNNKNIEIPTPSPPSNRIGVYLDWPAGTLSFYSISDKHTLTHLHTYNTTFTEPLYAGFRVYPDSSASLCQVRHSKF